The Physeter macrocephalus isolate SW-GA unplaced genomic scaffold, ASM283717v5 random_1, whole genome shotgun sequence nucleotide sequence AAGGCTACCAAGGAAGGGAATAAGATTAAATCTTGAGTTTAGGAACTAGAATCTTGCCAACAGGTACcgaaactaaataaaaattagtctttgggacttccctagctgtcctgtggttaagactccacgcttccaatgccgaggcacgggttcgatccatggttggggaactaagatcccgcatgctgcgtggcatggccaaaaaaaaaaaaaaaaaaaaaaaaaaaaaccttttctcaCCCTAAACCAGAACTGGTCCCAAGCAAGTAGTTTATTGTAGCCGGGCTGATAGACGTGAGGCCAGTGCTGTCCATGGTAACATCTTTTGTGTAGCTTAAaaccttccattttttaaaaaaccactcgATGAGGGGTATTAGACCTGTttggcagatgaggaagctgcCTAGGGTCACGGCTAGGAAGACCTCCGGCGTTCACGCTGCCCAGAGTCTCGTCAGGCCCCGAGGGCCGGGACTCCTGAGGCTGGCGGCGCCTCCAGGACTCCCGCCACGTCCGGGATCCGCCTCGCAGTCCCTTAGCACTGGAAGCTCCGTCCCCCAGGGGACCCGGCGACCCGCCACTTTCGCGATGGCCAATGAGACTTAGCCAGGGGCGGGATGGACGCCACCGAAGGCCAATCTAATTGGGCCGGGGCGGGGCTGAGGCGGTGGGAGCTGAACTGCGGACCGCGGTCTTCCCTGTCGGGAGAGGGCCCGGCGCGGGCGGCGCGCTCGGGGCCCTGCTGTGCACGCGCCCGCCACCCGCACAGCCCCTCTGTCCGCTCCGCgcgtccctcccctcctctcccggAGCCGCCGGGATAGGGGCTCTGGagccgggccggggccggggcgggagCCGCGGGACGAGCGCCTGAGGTGGGTGcggagggggaggcggggaggcggggaggcctGGAGGCCCGGCGGGCGGATGACTGGGTCCGCCCAGCCGACGGACCCCGGGTCACCGTGGGGAGAGGCCGGCAGGGTTGCGGAGCCCGACTCCCGGCCTGCCTCGGTCCCGGACGCTCGTCCCCGCGCCGTGGTACCCCTCCCAGGCCGCGACCCTCCCGGCTGAGGACACCCCGCCCCTCTCGCTGCCCGCGGCCTCCTAACCCCTCTGGCCCTTTGTCGCCTGTGCACCTGCCCTTTCGGCCTTgtgctcctcctccccctccaggcAGGACCCTGGCCCAGCCTTACCTGCTCATGACCCAGCACCAAATTAGACTTGCTCCTTCGGCCCCCAATCCGTCCCTCTTTGTCGTCTGTACACCTGTCACCTCAATTCTGTTCATTCACTCCACCACCCTGCCCCGAACATCTTCATCTAAATCCAGCCTAGGCCgtcatccccctccccctccccctctcggGGATTCCTCCCCGCCAGCTCTGATTATCCCTCCAGCCTAGGCCGCCATCCCTCACCTCAATTCTGTTCATTCACTCCACCACCCTGCCCCGAACATCTTCATCTAAATCCAGCCTAGGCCgtcatccccctccccctccccctctcggGGATTCCTCCCCGCCAGCTCTGATTATCCCTCCAGCTGCCCCACTCGGCCCCAGGCCCCCTGTCCTCGCCCGTCCACTCTCCTTTGTTGCCTCTGCAGCTGTCCCCTCGGCTCTATTCATCCTTCTCCCCCAAACCCCAGCCCAGACCCCCTTCTCCCTCTGACCGGGGGGCCACTTCCTCTGGGCTCTGTTCTGTCATTTCTCCCCGTCTTTGCCCGGCCCGCTGCTCACTCAGCCTGGCCATTTCCCTTCCTTTGAGCCCAGCCCTCTCACCTCCTGCTCAGGGTACCCTCACCCTCTTCCAGCTGGTCCAGtcttccctggcctctcccccacGCCAGCCTATCTCCCAGCCTCATATATCTCTTTTCTTACTGACCTCCTCTCCCAACACGAGTGGCCTCCACCGTTGCCCCCGCTCACCGTTTCCTCCCCACACAGGTGCTGTGGAGACGCCATGGAGCTGTGCAGCAAGAAGAAGCTTCACGCCCTGTCCCTGGCTGAGAAGATCCAGGTGCTGGAACTCCTGGATGAGTCCAAGATGTCCCAGTCGGAGGTGGCCCGGCGCTTCCAGGTCTCCCAGCCCCAGATCTCCCGCATCTGCAAGAATAAGGAGAAGCTGCTGGCGGACTGGTGTAGTGGCACGGCCAACCGGTTGCGCAAGCGCAAGCGGGAGTCCAAGTACAGCGGGATCGATGAGGCCCTGCTCTGCTGGTACCACATTGCCCAGGCCAAGGCCTGGGACGTGACGGGGCCCATGCTGCTCCACAAAGCCAAGGAGCTGGCCGACATCATGGGCCAGGACTTTGTGCCCAGCATTGGCTGGCTGGTCCGCTGGAAACGCCGAAACAACGTGGGCTTCGGGGCCCGCCACGTAGTGGCGCCTCCGTTCACCCCTGAGCTGCCTCCCCCAGCTCCCACGCCCCAGGCCCAGCTGCCTCTTTCTCTTAAAGATTTCTCCCCAGAGGACATTTTTGGGTGTGCTGAAGTGCCCTTGCTATATCGGGCAGTGCCCGGCAGAGTGGGTGTGTGTGATCGGGTACAGGTGCTGCTGTGTGCCAACAGCAGGGGCACAGAGAAACGGCGGGTGTTGGTCAGTGGGCTCCAGGCTGCCCCAAGATGCTTCTTTGGGGTCAGCAGTGAGGCCCTGCCCGCCTCCTACCACCCTGACCTGGCCATCCCCTGGTCAGAATGGTTGGCACAGTTTGATCGGGACATGGGGCGGCAGGGCCGACAGGTAGCCTTGCTGCTGGCTGCCCGAGTGATGGAGGAGTTGGCAGGCCTGCCCGGGCTCGGCCATGTGAAGCTCTTGCCTCTGTCCGCTGCTAGCACCACGCCTTCCCTGCCCAGCTCCGTGGTCCAGGCCTTTAAGGCCCATTACCGGCGCCGTCTGTTAGGCAAGCTGGCTGCCGTCCAGAGCGAGAGGGCTGGCACATCGCTAGCTGAGGCCGGGGCAGGCATCACAGTGCTGGATGCTCTACACATGGCAGCAGCGGCCTGGGCCAAGGTGCCTCTCCAGCTCATCGTGAGCAGCTTTGTTCAGGAAGGGCTGGCTCCAGGCAAAACCGCCCTGGCCCCGCACAAAGCCTCGGAGATGCCACCCGTCCCCGGTGGGCTGAGCCTCGAAGAGTTTTCCCGTTTTGTGGACCTGGAGGATGAGGAGCCTGTGTCTGGAGTGTGCAAAGAGGAGGTGGGCACCGAAGACCAGGCGGGGGGCGGAGAGGACGGCTTGGAGCCCCTGCCCACCAAAGCCGACGCCCTCCGGGCTCTGGGCACGTTGAGGAGGTGGATTGAGTGCAAGGGCACCGGCCCCGAGCTGTTTGCAAATTTCTACGCCTGTGAGGAGGAGGTGGAGCGACTCTGCTGCCTGTGAAGGGCCCTTCCAGCCGGAGCCCCTCCTCTCCTGTTTCCCATGGAAACGCCCTCTCAGAAGGCAGATTGGGGGCTGGTCTCTTTCCCGTGGAAATGGAGCTTTTGTGAAAGGCGTTGAAGGGAGACAAGTTGGGAGACTAAGTCTAAGCTCTGAGCGAAAAGTTCTCCAAGCCCTGAGAAGAGGGTCTAAAGGTGGGCTGTCAGGGAGTGAAGCTAGGCTGCATGGTTTCTGAACCTCTGTGGAGTCAGGGACTTGGGAAGGTGGCATTCGGGCTTTACCGACAGGCCGATCCCTTGAATTCTGTGTTAAAAACAGTTCTGCTTctggaaataaagtttttaatcagaaaagagGCCAGGGTGTTATTTTCATGGGAGAAGGGTGAACGCTTGCACCTCAGATTTGTGAAATTGATTGCTGAGGGGGGCTGCGACGCGGCCGTCCGGAGCCGTCTGCGGATGACCGGTAGTGAACCTCTTCCTCTGGCAGGAGGGACTCCCAGGACGTGGGGACTCCTCACGGGCAAACAGGCAGATCCCAAGTGTTGCCCAGGGCATTTCTGCTGCTCTGATTTCTCTCTCAGACGGCCATGGTAGGGGTGGTGTCTGAGAAAGGAGGGGACAGGCTAGGGACATTCTAGGGGACCAAAAAGGAGCcaggggaattccttggtggtccagtggtgaggactctgcACTCTCCCTGCTGAGAGGGCGAGggttgggttcaatccctggtcgcggaactaagatcctgcaagccgagtggccaaaaaaaaggagcCAGAATTTGGAATAgccattcattttttcttttcagtcatgtgatcatttcacagCCTCTCTTCAGCAAGGCCTCCTGCGTGACAAGGTTGCAAAGATGGTGTCCCTGCCAGGCAGGACCTTGCAGGCAGTGACAGTGGAGTGTGATTCAGGGTCGTCATAAAGGCGTGTGCACAGTGCTGCGGCCCTGGGGAGCCTCGGGAAGAGGTGAGCTTTGAGCTACAGCAGAAGGACAGACGGACAGAGGAGTGGGAAGGATAGTCCTGGCCAAAGGGCGGCAGGCGAGGGGGCAGCAGTCCCCAGAGAGCACGGGGAGGCCCGGGGAGCAGGAGGCGCCTGTAGCCCGCCAAGCGTGGTGGTGGAGCACCCCCAAAGGGTTTCACTCGTGGTGGGGACAGGTCACTTGTGAGGTTCTAGAACACTGAGATGTGGAGGGTGGGTCAAAGACGTGAGACCTAGAGGCAGAGAAACTCCCACCGGTCCCAGTGACAGATGGGGCGGCTTGAGCCAGATCACTCACGGGAGCAGGATGGCAAGAGGACGGCTTACCCGGAAAGGACCAGGGCGTCGGACGCAGACAGACTGGCTGCTGAGGGGTGCAGGTCCGGGCCGAAATCCTACGTGAGGCCTCTCCGGCCGACCGCAGGAATCACAAGCCGGGCGGTGTGGTTTTCCGGGGAGCGTCACAGTCAAGGACTCAGACCAGCCCAGGGGCCCCCTTGTGCGGCCTCAGGCGCTTTCTGGGGGCTTCGCCAGCACCTCCTTACTGGGGGCGTGGGCTGAGACCCTTCCTCCTCTTCGATGTAGTACCTTTCACTCCCAgcacttctctccctccctcccccactcgcCACCCCACTCCCACAGTCAGTGACGTGTCATCTGACCCTCCCCAGTGCTGTTCCATTGGGGAAAATGGACCCCTGGGGAGCTGGTGCCTCTTTCTGCCCCTCGGACGGTAGCGGTCAGTGAATAAAGACCGACTGCTCTTGCGGGTTGGCTCATCGTCCTCACTGAGCCCCTCAACACCTGGCAGCCCGACAGTGAGACGAAGGTGTGTCACTGTCCACTCACTTTTAAACAGTTCTGAAGCTGCCTGCTGGCTATCCATTTCTGCCTAAGGGCCCAGATCATTCAGCCTTTCCCCACAGATTCTGCTTTCCtacctgtattctttttttttttttggctgtgctggatctCGTTGCGggcttctttagttgtggcgcacgggctgcagagcgcgcaggctcagtagctgcagtgcgcgggcttagttgccccaagggctgtgggatcttagttcccccaaccagggctcaaacctgcatcccctgcattggaaggcggattcttaaccactggaccagcagggaagtcccacgtgTATTCATTCAAATTGTCCTTGTTCTGAAGTCATCCCAGTTTTGAcatatctctttttaaatgttgaagCCAAAAGGTACATGATCTCTAAAGGCCTGACCAAAGCAACCGAGGGGCAGATAAGCAATCTGTTCTCAGGTGTCGTATTCCTGCTGGAGGAGCGGGATAGAGCACAGGGTTTTCTTGCTGACTTCTTTTCAGAGCTTGTTTTGTAAAGCCACCAGTCCCTCCccaaaaagggaattccctggcagtccaatggttaggactcggcgctctcacaGCTTGGGCCCCAGGTTCGATCAccgatcagggaactaagatcccgcaagccacgcagcgcAGCC carries:
- the TIGD3 gene encoding tigger transposable element-derived protein 3 produces the protein MELCSKKKLHALSLAEKIQVLELLDESKMSQSEVARRFQVSQPQISRICKNKEKLLADWCSGTANRLRKRKRESKYSGIDEALLCWYHIAQAKAWDVTGPMLLHKAKELADIMGQDFVPSIGWLVRWKRRNNVGFGARHVVAPPFTPELPPPAPTPQAQLPLSLKDFSPEDIFGCAEVPLLYRAVPGRVGVCDRVQVLLCANSRGTEKRRVLVSGLQAAPRCFFGVSSEALPASYHPDLAIPWSEWLAQFDRDMGRQGRQVALLLAARVMEELAGLPGLGHVKLLPLSAASTTPSLPSSVVQAFKAHYRRRLLGKLAAVQSERAGTSLAEAGAGITVLDALHMAAAAWAKVPLQLIVSSFVQEGLAPGKTALAPHKASEMPPVPGGLSLEEFSRFVDLEDEEPVSGVCKEEVGTEDQAGGGEDGLEPLPTKADALRALGTLRRWIECKGTGPELFANFYACEEEVERLCCL